Below is a genomic region from Salmo salar chromosome ssa11, Ssal_v3.1, whole genome shotgun sequence.
tcataCAGGCACTAGTTTTGTCGCGcatagactactgttcagtagtgtggtcaggtgccacaaaaagggacttGGGAatattgcagttggctcagaacagggcagcacggctggtccttaaaagtacacggaaagctaacattaatgacatgcatgtcaatctctcatggctcaaagtggaagagagattgacttcatcattagttgtttttgtaagaggtgatGACAACCTCAATGTCCCTTataaaatactagcacacagctcagacacccatgccaCCAGCGGTCTCTTCactgtccccaagtccagaacagactttgggaggcgcacagtactacatagagccatgactacatggaactcaattccacatcaggtaactgatgcaagcagtagaatcagatttaaaaagcatgtaaaaatacaccttatggaacaacggggactgtgaagagacacacaaaggtacagacacttgcatacacacacattgtgatattgttgtattgaacattttgtgttgtggatatgtggtggtgtagggatgttatatgatgtactgttttatctttagctcattcagtacaaacatagtacactgttttatcttttgttttatatgtaatgtaggtgctttggtgtgtttggaccccaggaatagtagctgctgccttggcaacagctaatgtgtattcataataaatacaatacaaaaatacCAGGTGACTCCAGGTGAAATGGTCCACCAGCCAATGTATATCCAGCcaccttgacacaactgtgggaagcattggaatcaacatgggccagcatccctgtagaatgctttcgacaccttgtagagtccatgccctgacgagtTGAGGCGATTCTGATGGCAAAAGGTGGTGCAACGCAATAataaggaaggtgttcctaatgttttgtacactcagtgtgtgtctctgtgatcCCTCCCAGTGGGAAATATTATACAACCATGTTTTACTCCACCCCTAGTCAAGGCGAGGGCAATTTCGCTGGGGGATTTCTCTGAATTCCAAAGATATCTGTCACATGAGCGCCGCACTATCGCCAGCTGCAGGAGAGGTTCACCTTACAGGCTGATCATGTTAATGAGGACATGCCAGGCATTCCCCTGCTGAGGGGTTGATTTCATCCTTCATTAACAACCTTGTCTAAGCTGTATAACGTCCCCCTCCCCATTCAGCAATAAGACATTAACAGCTATCTCAACTGCTGTCTACACACGTCTAGGTTTCTCTCAGTCACTGTTCATGGACTTTCATGGTTACAATATGTGCTGTTTAATATTACCAAAATGACTAACTAGAAAGAGAATCAATGTAATAACGGTTTTATCCTTGACACCCACCTTCTGTAGAGCAGTTACTTGTTGCTGGAGCCCATCACCTTTTCTGTTTGACTCCTCCGCTAAAGCTCTGTGTTTCTCTATCTGGGTTTGCTGAATGTTTGCAGTCTTCTGTAGTCTAGCTcgatcctcctccacctcctttaTGTTAGTGCTTAAACTACTGTTTGCATCATCCTagaacaaataaatgttttatacTTGTTTCAATGTTACATTTTACTCAAAAATATACCTAATTTCCATCTCTCATATTTCTATCATTACCTTTTTGTTGCACTCATATGATAGCCGGTTAAATTCTTCTTGCATTACACAAAGTTTTGCTTTGAGAAAACGGATTTGAGCATCtaaaacacagcacacacaaaaATATTATACTATAGTTACATAAAGAATTACAAAATTTTTAGGATATGCGAGTTGATATCATTTTAAGGATATGCGAGAAGCTCAAACTAAGAAGGCTGAAACAATTGATATTCTGGAACTCTAATAAATAACGTATTTTTTTGTAATTAATTTTTTTGCAAAGATCCATTCTTGTGCTCCAGATGTGATATTGTGAATGTGTGAGAAAGCCACAGAAAGTGTAATAAATGAAATCAGAATTCACCTGATCCCATCTCATCCCCAACACTGGGCATGATGTCTTCCATAAGATTGTCATGAGTATCTCCGTCATCCAGCTTCCCCTCAATGTTACGTATTGTTTTAGCCAAGGAAAAATCCACAAAATCTTCAAGAACCGCAACATCCTCAACTGCAGCTGCCTTTGTTGTtctgaaataaaataacaaattaaCAAAATACAACTCAAACAAAAAGTTGAAAAAGTCATATACATAAGAAACTGATATCCACAATGCTGGACACTCATTAAGCCataaccttttacaatcttccAATGTTTCCAATAGATATTTGTGTGAACGTTTGTGATAAGCATAACATTCTTACTGTGCTTTTCTCTGGTTTCCAGGAGGTCTGTTTTGTGAATTGGATTTTGATGTGACCCTTTTCTTTGTCATTACCTGAGCGATGGAAATATGATTTAGGGAGAATttcaattgcatttccttgattcctcaccTTCTTCTCaagacccattggatgagaaggtcagaggttcctcccctctgaccttctcatccaatgggttttgaaaaGGCGGTGACGGGAGAGGACGGGAGGAATCAAGTAAATGAAATTGAGATTCCTCCCCAGTTTTACTAACTGATTGCATTACCTTTGCATCTCTGATATGTTACATTTTTACCTATCAAACTGAATTGAATACTGCACCTTAGTAGTGGGCTTCATAACTGAAGATTCCAGCATGTTCACATTCCTAAAGACAAATAGATTTGTATTATAGGCTGTTCTCATATATTCTTATCCAGTCTACTACACTGAAATGCTATACATTTAGAGCAATGCAATATTTTATTACTTGAAATCCTCCTCCTCGATGTCAACATCAAGGTGGAAAGAGATTGGCTTTGACAAGACTTCATTTTGGTCACTctgaaaaaaaataaagaaaaaataatgtttaaataaaacaaatatgtcTAAAAATGAATGTTTTATGTTGTTCTGAAGAGTGTCAATTGGTCAGGTAGCTATCTTAAACCACTTACCATAACCTGTTCTGCTTGCCTTACTAGTTCGGCTGTTTTTGCCTCCAGCTCTGCATTTATACGTCTGGAATGGgagaaatattatttattttattgctatAGCCATCTGGTTACATCATCTCATATGATACAGTCTACATTGACTCAATAGATGTTTGGCAATGGGCACAGATGTTTGGGCAAGGAACCTTACTTGTATTCCTCCTCTTTAGCAAGTAGGTCTATCGTGGATGGTTTCTTTGAGGGGACAGAGGCTGGACGTCTCACAGATTTTCCTCCTTGAGACCTTTCTGCCTTGGATGACATGGATCTTTTGGTCTAAATAAACACATGTAGTAAGTTAGGTAGCTAATTACAAATATAGTAGTTGTTGGTTATTTTAGTCAACAGGCATATAACATTTCAAAGGAACAACGCTTTCGTTGAAAGTCAGGCTGCGTATAATATAGttttagctagcatgctaactatCTAGCTAGCAGTTAGCTAATTTAGATCTTAAACAGCGATATAGCTAGGACACATAAAGGTGGCAATAGCTAGTTAGTTCTTGTATTTAACTTGTGAATGGGTTTGTTAACGTTTTTTAGCagtataatactgtagctagttgtTTGAAACAATACATTGACTCACCTCATGGATTCTTCTTTCAGACATTTTGTTGTGCAGAATCTGGCGGTTGGCGTTGCTGTTGCATAGCAACAAGTCGTGGCTAAATgttcttctccgctgtgcaaccAAATGCGGAGGAACACGCACTTCTGCTGTGTGAGTCGCTGTTTTCCACAATCTTGACTTTGATACATTTAGCAAAATGATGATGTTAGGGCCCATTGTGGACTAATGAACACATTCATTTGAGTTGTTtgctaaacataaaatgtgaaaagctgaaatgtgcaAATGTGTAGGGGGACAGCCTTTACTATGGCTAACATATTCGCTACATGTCTATACATGGAGCATAATGTCATTGACATATTTATGTGTTTACCATTGATTGTAAATAATTTCATTTGAATGAAATAGAAATGTCTAACTGTTATCTTACAAACTCATTGGATTATTGAAGACCACGTCCATAGTACTGCtcattcatacatttttataaagCATTTTTACTGTGGGCATTTGAGCCAAATTTTGCCATTAGGCACACAGTACTTAGCTGCTCACCACCGCTGtgtaaacccccccacacacgtTATTCTTCATTCGTGCACTCTGCGCCTGCGCCGCCGATGCttgacagcagcagcaggagtaGCAGCATCACATTACCGTTCTCCTAGCAGTAGGATATTATGCTGGCAGAACGATCGCGCATTATTTTCTTCAAAATAAGAGTTCCCCTGCAAAGACATGCTAAACTGTGAATATAGATTTTTTTACTGGTATGTTGAAAGCTATTCTTTTGGCTATATTTAAATAAATTGTGACACCTTACTCCACCCACTCCTTTCACTGCAACTCAATACATGGTGGGATACATATTGGCTTGTAGAGAGAACTTTTATACCTGTCTCAGGttacaaaaaaaaaagtacaaacaaataacaaaaaaataacaaactaaaaaaaatgcatgaaaagaaatgaaatgtatgcattcactactgtaagtcgctctggataagagcgtctgctaaatgactaaaatgtaaatgtagctaaAGTGGGGTTGGAAATACTCAGTAGGGTGTAGTTTTGGAGGGGGACTGTGTCGCAAGGCCTGCTGCAGGCTTTTCACTCCGCTCCCCCAATGCAATATACTGTAATAGACTGTTCATGGGATATATATTCGCttgtagagagagaacaaggaCAGGAAAATATATAATCAAAGCTACATTGttcgctaatacaggactagtaaatgcccagtgcactacttttgtgatttTAAAATTGTAATGAAATATTATTCAGATTTTTCAGTGGGTGCTGCAGCACCTACTTCCTATGTATGTACAACACAGTCCCACTCCAAAACTAACCATATTTGGTTAATAGAGACACTACTGAGTATTTCCCATCCCACTTTAGCTGAGACAGATAGAAAAGTTCTCTCTACAAGCCAATATGTTTCCCATGTAcaatatattacagtatattgctATGGAGGGGACGGAGTGAAAAGCCAGCAGTAGGCCGTGCGACACAGTCCCCCTCCAAAACTACACATATTTGGTTAGTAGaggcaaacattttttttaaagtaaacaTCTTTTGAATGAGTTATCCACATTGCAAAGTTTTGAAATGCGGGCTTTTATTTAGAAGGTTTCTTCATTAACATACAAAGTGACGTCACTGTTCGTGCTGCTGGCAGAATACTAGTTAGCATCACAAACACTTCCACCACTAGTGTTTGCAAACGCACGGGTCGTCCCAAAAGGCTGCGACGGAATCCTGGTGAAAGCTTGCATTTTGGATTCCTctgtactatttttttttttttttttttatatgtctGTGCATGGTGTTCGAAATTAACTGTCTAACCATGTATTCCCGGCACCGTTTCTACCTTGGAACTGAGGCCACGTATATCGCAAAAGAGAACGGGTGGGTCCGTAATGTACAGTAGGAAAATAACTGCTTTCTCAACTCAAGGTCCAGGTTGAGGCCTGCATGTTAAAGATCCCTTTCCTCCCATCCTGAATCTCATTGTGATGACTGAGGATCAACAACAACATGATCAGCTCCCGAAGCTGGGCTCTGGAATAAGCACCTTACCATCCCTAGTTCCTGGACTGCAAGGGACTGAGGCCAGTGCGTTGCAGCTCAAAATAAAGAATTCCATCTGGTAAGAGGACCATTAGCTAGCATTGTGCTACTTTGATTGCTAGCTTAGTGAACATACATTAGTTGAGCCAGCTCCATATGGTTTGCCATTCTAGTGTGGctacatctagctagctagcccagATATTTAATTAGCCAGCTCATTATTAACTTGCAGCTACTGAGTGTGTTGCCGCCTCCGCCCCATTTTCATAAACGTAAACATGTCAACCTTTGTGATTGGCGTTGACAATATGACACTTATTACAGTTTTTCGGATCTTTCCTCTTACCAAGAGCTAATATTGTTTACTATAAATTGTCGGACACATCTTCATGACATTAGCAGCAAGTTATCGCTGCCTTTTTCTGTGGTGGGCAGGTCTCGACTAAAACGGTAAAAATGTGTGAATATTAACAACCCGGGTGCTGCAAGAAACCTCGAGGTTGGTAACAAACATTAGCGAGCTGGGCCActgaggtgtatatatatatatgggctgGACTTGTGCAAGGTTTCCGTATCCTCATTAGTGCACGCACTCTAGCCAATTTGCGTAATTTCTGGAAAACAGAATAGTATGTAGGTAGTCCGCTTGCCCGCGTTATAACGAAGTTAGTTTATGGGAGAAAGTGCAGGCGTGCACAACTGGCTAACTGGGTTGAAAACCACAGTCATTGTTTTTTTGCATGTCTCGACATATATTTCAAGTCCATGGCGGTATAAATGGCTATGGTAATAATAGCACAGTCTGCCCTGCACCTTAGCATATCTTCATACATAATAATGACCTGCATGTTGTATCAATACAAACCTACAAAATATTATTCGGCTACATTCATCATTAATCTCTTCACATACCTGTAGGTTTGATTGTTGCACTCATTCCTGTCAGCTTCCAGAATTATATGCTCAATTTGCACACTGAATAATATGGTGATTTTACTTTTATGCACGTTTCACCTGTTGTCTTAACCTTTGGTTTCATATAGAAACTCCCTACATGAATTATGAAGTATGATAAGGAACCATAATATGTTAATAGATGTGGTTTTCTTTTTGCATTTGAACTGTTGTTGACTGATGTTTCAGATAATCAGACTTAAATGTTCATTGTCTAACTTTATACCACCCTTTATGTGGTGCACATTCATTCAGAACCGACTTGTGATTTGTCTTGGTTGCAATATTGTGTAAATAGTTTTAGATTATATATAGTGACATGTCAGGAACTGAAGCACACAGACTGTTTGTCTGTCAAATTACAACATTGGGAAAGTCATGACTGGCACTTTTTTTTTATAACATTTTATAATATAATGGGCATCATATGAAAAATATAGAACCACTTAGGTAACATGTAACCTTAGCCTAGTCATAAATTGCAAAATGCCACCCCCTAGGCTTATGTTAATCATCGGAAAATACGCTACAGTATATTTGTTGATTTTCTGCACAGTAATCTGCTGTAAAGCCAGTGCTAACCTTAAACCAGTATGAAGGAATGCGGCTCAGGATGACATGGATCCATACGTGGAATGTCAATACATTGACTTGACGTTTTATGGTCAACATCAGAAATTGTTATGGAATaggccaaatgcatttaaaacaTGGAAATATTTGTTTTGCGTCTTCCTTTTTTATTACAGGGGAAGTGTTGGAACTAACTCCCTTTATGAGATGACAAACTAATGTAGTAGTATTTTGAAATACCATGGAAGATTTTGTAATGGCCATTTCCATGTTATAGGACCCATgaacaccaacatgtgaagttcataggagcacatCAAATGTGGTGTCAAATGAAGGTTGAGTCTATATATTTTAAATTAAGGCATATAGCttttttaaaaactattttccaTCCTAAATTTAGTAATAAGCAATGCCTTTGATTTCAGGTCAAAcaaaggggtcttagaaaacaacatgtatttctatttatttttttaacctgttatttaactaggcaagtcagttaagaacaaattcttatttacaatgatggcctacccaggccaaaccctcccctaacccgggtgTCTGCCATAAGTCTTAAAAGCTATTAGAATAACATTAAAACACAATATTGTTGAAGTTAAGACCCTTGCCAACTAATAGCAacattttgtatttaattttgctgaaattatttgccttctgtaagtttaagaaatattgcctAGTGACTTGTCATTCTTTTACAAAAAAACCACACATATTTAAAATGTCATTCTGTTACAAAATCTGTAACAGAATGACTGAAAAATCAATAACAGAATgactgcaattgaattggctacaatgggaaatgatagtagtcacaaaccacagttggctCAACTGCTACTGTCcttccttccactggcatactgttatgttcagctcaaaATTGTGAAAAGTCTAGacaacccctctctctttcactctttctctccagTTAATGTCATCTCCCCtggctcttactgacacctacatAATGAGCCCCCTctgtttccatttactgtaaccagcgtCCTCAACCACTGAGCACCGGACGTGCATGAACGTTGAAAAGTAGATGAATTTTAGACATCTGTTTCACAAGTTTAGACCGCACGTTGCAGTACAGTAAAGTCGAGTCTATATCAATACAAAACAGCACTGTACAGAGATTAAAGCAtactagagtacagtataatgtactgAACGATACTCTACCGTACTTTACTGTGCTCTACTATGATGTCCAAACTTGAGACttatatgattggttcagatttcgTCTGGTCCGTACCAGCCAAatgtggtcttgtttgggggGAGCATATTGGCTATTATTCAAATATGGAAAATAATACCCAAACATGCGAAGGAGGATATTGCATTTTTATACCTTTTTGTCTACCTGTTCAAGATACATCGCAATGAATACATCACATATCCATAATTATtagggatgtgcatctttccGTTTCAAGACGAgtcgatacactatatatacaaaagtatctagataCATATGTggactagaggtcaaccgattaatcgtaatggccgattaattacggccgatttcaagttttcataacaatcggaaataggtatttttggatgccgatttttatttatacattttttttttatatatatatatatatatctttttttttttttttttttagacctttatttaactaggcaagtcagttaagaacacattcttattttcaataacggcctaggaacggtgggttaactgccttgttcaggggcagaacgacagatttttaccatgtcagcttggggattcaatcttgcaaccttagctctaaccacctgctttacattgcactccacgaggagcctgcctgttacgcgaatgcagtaagaagccaaggtaagttgctagctagcattaaacttatcttataaaaaaacaatcaatcataatcactagttaactacacatggttgatgatattactagtttatctagcctgtcctgcgttgcatataatcgcttaggtacacgttgttccaaccataaacatcaatgcctttcttaaaatgtaatgtaatgttaaaatcaatacacaagtgtaaatatttttaaacctgcatatttagttaatattgcctgctaacatgaatttcttttaactagggaaaatgtgtcacttctcttgcaaacagagtcagggtatatgcagcagtttcggccgcctggctcgttgcgaactgtgaagactatttcttcctaacaaagacagccgacttcgccaaacgggggatgatttaacaaaagcgcattttgcgaaaaaagcacaatcgttgcacgaccatacctaaccataaacatcaatgcctttcttaaaatcaatacacagaagtatatgtttttaaacctgcatatttagctaaaagaaatccaggttagcaggcaatattaaccaggtgaaattgtgtcattttgcgttcattgcacgcaaagtcaaggtatatgcaacagtttgggccgcctggctcgttgcgaactaatttgccagaattttacgtaattatgacaacattgaaggttgtgcaatgtaacaggaatatttagacgtagggatgccacccgttagataaaatacggaacggttccgtatttcactgacaggaaaaacattttgtattcgagatgatagtttccagattcgaccatattaatgacctaaggctcgtatttctgtgtgttataattaagtctatggagaaaaaaaagttttatttacctcaaatctgaaatcctcaACAGAaactagccagaggttagccagttcactgttagccactggctaacgttggagttcagctagccacggttagcagtcatcagctatcccttagctcgaaaagctattgccagttttgtacagcgcgactcagaccagagcataccggacctattttctctccatatccccggatttctaccgcaggctctggacatctacacctggatcttgcagctagctagctgctacccgagtgactattggctaacgtcggtcccggagctaacatcaattattccggagctagccagctgaagagttccatcagccactcctgggctacaatcacctatccggacccgttttactgccgatgcggagccccatccggccttcacgactggactactgacgttatctgcccgagggagttatccagctggcccctccgtcgcgacgtaacctgaacgcccatctgcggcctgctaatcgttagttgtcttatcggctgctattggattaggtctatcggacaattttcttgggccactataactattttgccaattggactggtacACCCTACCACAtagaaccccactaatctacagacggaaacgcatgAGGTGGCTAaatacagacctccctccatcttctgccagcttgctacctatgatccggctagctgtctgaatctcacgggacccttatgatcactcggctaagcatgcctctccttaatgtcaatatggcTTGTCCAtttctgttctggttagtgtttattggcttatttcactgtagagcctctagccctgctcattataccttatccaacctttcagttccaccacctacacatgctatgacatcttctggtttcaattatgtttctagagacaatatctctctcatcatcactcaatgcctaggtttacctccactgtattcacatcctaccatacctttgtctgtacattatatcttgaagctattttatcgcccccagaaacctgctccttttactctctattctggacgtcaaagacgaccaattctcatagcttttagccgtacccttatcctgctgctcctctgttcctctggtgatgtagaggtgaatccaggccctgcagtgcctagctccactcctattccccaggcgccctcttttgatgacttctgtaaccgtaatagccttggtttcatgcatgttaacattagaagccttctccctaagtttgttttattcactgctttagcacactctgccaacccggatgtcctagccgtgtctgaatcctggcttaggaagtccaccaaaaactctgaaatcttcatccctagctacaacattttcagacaagatagaatggccaaagagggcggtgttgcaatctactgcagagagagcctgcagagttctgtcctactatacaggtctgtacccaaacaatttgaacttctacttttaaaaatccatctctctaaaaacaagtctctcaccgttgccgcctgctatagaccaccctctgcccccagctgtgctctggacaccatatgtgaactgattgccccccatctatcttcagagctcgtgctgctaggtgacctgaactgtgacatgcttaacaccc
It encodes:
- the tex9 gene encoding testis-expressed protein 9 isoform X1 — encoded protein: MSERRIHETKRSMSSKAERSQGGKSVRRPASVPSKKPSTIDLLAKEEEYKRINAELEAKTAELVRQAEQVMSDQNEVLSKPISFHLDVDIEEEDFKNVNMLESSVMKPTTKVMTKKRVTSKSNSQNRPPGNQRKAQTTKAAAVEDVAVLEDFVDFSLAKTIRNIEGKLDDGDTHDNLMEDIMPSVGDEMGSDAQIRFLKAKLCVMQEEFNRLSYECNKKDDANSSLSTNIKEVEEDRARLQKTANIQQTQIEKHRALAEESNRKGDGLQQQVTALQKEIEGLKRAQKQAATNHSAIELRLNRALEEVERSKTQLTKLKQMSKDTADQEHKKIETLKAENKKLEKQKAELIVGFKKQLKLIDILKRQKMHFEAAKMLSFTEEEFMKALDWGKS
- the tex9 gene encoding testis-expressed protein 9 isoform X2 — protein: MSERRIHETKRSMSSKAERSQGGKSVRRPASVPSKKPSTIDLLAKEEEYKRINAELEAKTAELVRQAEQVMSDQNEVLSKPISFHLDVDIEEEDFKNVNMLESSVMKPTTKVMTKKRVTSKSNSQNRPPGNQRKAQTTKAAAVEDVAVLEDFVDFSLAKTIRNIEGKLDDGDTHDNLMEDIMPSVGDEMGSDAQIRFLKAKLCVMQEEFNRLSYECNKKDDANSSLSTNIKEVEEDRARLQKTANIQQTQIEKHRALAEESNRKGDGLQQQVTALQKEIEGLKRAQKQAATNHSAIELRLNRALEEVERSKTQLTKLKQMSKMHFEAAKMLSFTEEEFMKALDWGKS